A part of Maridesulfovibrio hydrothermalis AM13 = DSM 14728 genomic DNA contains:
- a CDS encoding M16 family metallopeptidase, translating into MVPQQKVRAGSAVKGFKFEKLSILIFLLGVLLMSTGCKIEKIDSNRKEDVAAVLNETEVMKTPSSALSQTGSVSEKDAAQSIAQTAQDEANAELSKEISDALASGEGPHVIKLSNGMSLLIKEDNRFPLVNVRLFVHAGSSYEDPSQAGISHLLEHMVFKGTATRAPGQTAREIESVGGDMNAATSFDYTVYYVEVPEKEWKLGMDIVSDMTFNAKIDPEELKSEREVVLSELERGEDNPGSRIFKTLQSIVWKNTSYQWPIIGYRDTVKNISAEDIHAYINRLYQPQSMLLSVVGKINPEEVVKEAERLCGAMKSDAPVLPPVVFPVPETGKATVKIIPGKWNKVYIGAAFPIPGLSSAKIAGLEMMCELLGGGETSKLYRKFKYEKRMVDSISVSSLTLERAGMLYIFATLDADKVDEFWKELMIELSSVDFNDFTDREIERVILNLEDSLFLTKETLSGLASKLGYFQFFEGGEQAEENYLYDLHNITRTQLQKLYDEYFVPENIASCMLVPEGTKAKAVNFEKAVAENWPSKKITVGDNAAYGPGEAATIELSNGSQLVFIPDETLPYTAMSMYWVGGDADLSTDEQGLAALTSQSLTRGTASMNATELEDFVSDRAASIGATAGREVFAINAKFPSRFTADMLPLINEIITEPRFAPEELERAREDQISAIKRKGDRPLSLAFRNIFPFLYKSGSYSFFHLGMPEGVEKYTKEDISDYWAKQSSRPFVLAICGDYDRKALEDFAKQLDGKLVLKNKPLAIPTSEWSDSKDLSMVLPDRNQAHLMVIFPVPGMEDHEATAGLSLLRASLAGQSGLLFRDLRDKQGLGYTVTAFLWQAPKTGFMAFYIGTKPEQLEQAMTGFENTVKMLKKQDLPEDEITRAKNILNGEYYQEHQSLLSRSRESASLMVKGFEPDLDIKIIEQASKMDAAQVRELINKYLNWETKYTLTVHP; encoded by the coding sequence ATGGTCCCACAACAAAAAGTTAGGGCTGGCTCAGCCGTTAAAGGATTCAAATTTGAAAAGCTATCCATTCTTATTTTTCTTCTCGGGGTACTGCTCATGAGTACCGGTTGCAAGATTGAAAAAATAGATTCCAACCGGAAAGAAGATGTTGCTGCAGTTTTAAATGAAACTGAAGTAATGAAGACACCCTCTTCTGCTCTTTCCCAAACTGGATCAGTATCCGAGAAAGATGCGGCTCAGTCTATTGCGCAAACAGCGCAGGATGAAGCTAATGCAGAACTAAGCAAAGAGATCTCCGACGCCCTTGCCTCCGGTGAAGGCCCGCATGTGATCAAGCTCAGCAACGGTATGTCCCTGCTCATTAAAGAAGATAACCGTTTTCCTCTGGTTAACGTTCGCCTCTTTGTCCATGCCGGATCATCTTACGAAGATCCTTCTCAGGCAGGCATAAGCCACCTGCTTGAACATATGGTTTTCAAGGGAACAGCAACACGCGCTCCCGGGCAGACAGCCCGTGAAATCGAATCAGTCGGCGGTGATATGAACGCCGCTACCAGCTTTGATTACACAGTCTACTATGTGGAAGTTCCAGAAAAGGAATGGAAGCTGGGTATGGATATTGTCAGCGACATGACTTTTAATGCCAAAATTGACCCTGAAGAGCTGAAGTCTGAACGCGAAGTGGTTCTTTCCGAACTGGAACGGGGTGAAGATAATCCCGGAAGCAGAATTTTTAAAACTCTGCAATCCATTGTCTGGAAAAACACCAGCTACCAATGGCCTATTATTGGTTACAGGGATACTGTAAAAAATATTTCAGCAGAAGATATCCACGCATATATCAACCGCCTCTACCAGCCGCAATCAATGCTGCTTAGCGTTGTCGGAAAAATTAATCCTGAAGAAGTTGTAAAAGAAGCGGAAAGACTTTGCGGGGCAATGAAATCTGACGCTCCGGTTCTGCCGCCGGTTGTTTTTCCCGTTCCGGAAACAGGAAAAGCCACAGTGAAGATAATTCCCGGTAAATGGAATAAAGTTTATATCGGCGCGGCATTTCCAATTCCCGGACTCAGCTCTGCCAAGATTGCCGGCCTTGAAATGATGTGTGAACTGCTTGGCGGCGGTGAGACATCGAAACTCTACCGTAAATTCAAGTATGAAAAGAGAATGGTGGACAGCATTTCTGTTTCGTCTCTAACTCTTGAACGCGCGGGTATGCTTTATATTTTTGCCACTCTTGATGCAGATAAAGTTGATGAGTTCTGGAAAGAGCTTATGATTGAACTTTCTTCCGTTGATTTTAATGATTTCACTGACCGTGAAATTGAAAGAGTCATTCTCAATCTTGAAGACTCTCTTTTTCTGACCAAAGAAACGCTATCAGGTCTTGCTTCTAAGCTGGGCTATTTTCAGTTCTTTGAAGGCGGAGAACAAGCGGAGGAAAATTATCTCTATGACCTGCACAATATTACCCGCACACAGCTCCAGAAATTATATGATGAATATTTCGTACCTGAAAATATTGCCAGTTGCATGCTCGTTCCTGAAGGAACAAAAGCCAAAGCCGTTAACTTTGAAAAAGCAGTAGCTGAAAACTGGCCTTCCAAAAAGATAACCGTCGGCGACAACGCTGCATACGGACCGGGTGAAGCTGCTACCATTGAACTTTCAAACGGCAGTCAGCTGGTTTTTATCCCTGACGAAACTCTGCCGTACACTGCCATGTCCATGTACTGGGTTGGAGGAGATGCAGATTTATCTACGGATGAGCAAGGCCTTGCAGCTCTCACTTCTCAGAGTCTCACCCGTGGCACGGCATCTATGAATGCAACAGAGCTTGAAGATTTTGTATCTGACCGGGCCGCATCTATCGGCGCAACTGCCGGACGTGAAGTTTTTGCTATCAACGCAAAATTTCCCTCCCGCTTCACAGCTGATATGCTTCCGCTCATAAATGAAATTATCACTGAACCCCGCTTTGCTCCTGAAGAACTTGAGCGGGCCAGAGAAGATCAGATTTCAGCAATTAAACGTAAAGGAGATCGTCCTTTAAGCTTAGCTTTCAGGAATATTTTTCCCTTTCTTTATAAAAGCGGCAGCTATTCCTTTTTCCATTTAGGTATGCCTGAAGGTGTTGAAAAATATACCAAGGAAGACATAAGCGATTATTGGGCCAAGCAGTCATCCCGCCCGTTTGTACTTGCCATCTGCGGTGACTACGACCGTAAAGCACTTGAAGACTTTGCAAAACAGCTTGATGGAAAGCTGGTCCTGAAAAACAAACCTCTTGCTATACCTACTTCTGAATGGAGTGACAGCAAAGATTTAAGTATGGTCCTCCCTGACCGTAATCAGGCTCACTTGATGGTTATTTTCCCAGTACCGGGAATGGAGGACCACGAAGCAACAGCAGGGCTGTCGCTTTTACGGGCCTCTTTAGCCGGACAAAGCGGACTTCTGTTCCGGGATCTGCGTGACAAGCAGGGGCTTGGTTACACAGTAACAGCTTTCCTATGGCAGGCCCCTAAAACCGGATTCATGGCATTTTACATCGGAACAAAACCGGAACAGCTTGAACAGGCTATGACCGGATTTGAAAACACTGTAAAAATGCTCAAGAAACAAGATCTGCCTGAGGATGAAATAACAAGAGCCAAAAATATCCTTAACGGCGAATACTATCAGGAGCATCAAAGTCTGCTCTCAAGAAGCCGCGAATCAGCAAGTCTGATGGTTAAAGGATTTGAGCCGGACCTTGATATAAAAATTATTGAGCAGGCCAGTAAAATGGACGCTGCGCAGGTCAGAGAGTTGATAAATAAGTACCTGAACTGGGAAACTAAATACACTCTGACAGTCCATCCCTAA
- a CDS encoding M20/M25/M40 family metallo-hydrolase — protein sequence MINKERLLNLFLDLVKIDSPSLKEKDVAAFLIKLMEEKGYEVKVDKAGDACGGNTGNVFVRIPATCEGDPIAFSAHMDCVQPCIGVVPVVENGIVRSAGETVLGSDDKAGIAMIIEALTHLKEESIPHPEIFFMFSICEESGMHGAKNMDTALLPAKNVVVLDSGGKVGTLVVAAPAKAGINMTFAGKSAHAGIAPEDGVSAIQIAAEAVSNMNLLRIDECTTANLGRIEGGSVTNIVTDRATLTAEARSTNEESLNSQLKHMEKCCADAVEKVGGEYKFEYEISYPVLKVDESSPILHKVENCCKNIGITSSRIPTGGGSDANILYGKGYSVLTLGIGMTKVHTVDEYIEVSSLTDCANLVAEIMKG from the coding sequence ATGATAAATAAAGAACGCCTTTTGAACTTATTTTTAGATTTAGTTAAAATTGACAGCCCGTCTTTGAAAGAAAAGGATGTAGCTGCTTTTTTGATAAAATTGATGGAAGAAAAAGGGTACGAAGTTAAAGTCGATAAAGCTGGAGACGCATGTGGCGGTAACACTGGAAATGTTTTTGTCCGCATTCCTGCAACCTGTGAAGGTGATCCAATTGCCTTTTCTGCTCACATGGATTGCGTACAGCCGTGTATCGGTGTTGTGCCTGTCGTTGAGAACGGTATTGTGCGCAGCGCGGGTGAAACGGTGCTTGGAAGTGATGACAAAGCCGGTATTGCTATGATTATCGAAGCTCTGACCCATTTAAAAGAAGAATCTATACCACATCCTGAAATATTTTTTATGTTTTCAATCTGTGAAGAGAGCGGCATGCACGGTGCGAAAAACATGGATACAGCTCTTTTGCCTGCCAAGAATGTTGTTGTGCTTGATTCAGGTGGAAAAGTGGGAACTCTTGTTGTTGCTGCGCCGGCAAAGGCCGGGATCAATATGACTTTTGCTGGAAAATCTGCTCATGCCGGAATTGCTCCTGAGGATGGGGTCAGCGCAATTCAGATTGCTGCCGAAGCTGTATCTAATATGAATCTCCTGCGCATTGATGAATGCACGACCGCCAACCTTGGCCGTATCGAGGGTGGATCAGTAACTAACATCGTAACAGACAGGGCGACACTTACGGCGGAAGCTCGTTCTACGAATGAAGAATCCCTGAACAGTCAGTTGAAGCATATGGAAAAATGTTGCGCTGATGCGGTGGAAAAAGTTGGCGGTGAATACAAATTTGAATATGAAATTTCATATCCTGTACTTAAAGTAGATGAAAGCAGCCCGATTCTGCACAAAGTTGAAAATTGCTGTAAAAATATCGGAATAACTTCCAGTCGCATACCCACGGGCGGCGGCAGTGATGCAAATATTCTATATGGTAAAGGATACAGCGTTCTGACGTTAGGTATCGGCATGACTAAAGTGCATACGGTTGATGAATACATAGAAGTCAGTTCGTTAACAGACTGCGCTAATCTGGTCGCTGAGATAATGAAAGGTTAA
- a CDS encoding lectin-like protein, protein MKKLLALSISAILLILSAIPAIASTFTFGNSEYILVQTSGISWDEARIAAEAAGGHLATITSIEENNFFKSNVFKDANKAYWLGAYQTGDEDRQNPTANWQWITGEEWTYTDWSSVEPNNAGMDEAHLSADSRYQFSWNDEDSAVQRMINGYVVEKQLPPTPTPIPGTIWLLGVSLITVSGLRHRFNK, encoded by the coding sequence ATGAAAAAACTATTAGCACTTAGCATCTCAGCAATACTTTTGATATTATCAGCCATCCCGGCAATTGCTTCAACTTTCACTTTTGGCAATTCAGAGTACATTCTTGTTCAGACAAGTGGTATCTCATGGGATGAAGCTAGAATTGCTGCTGAAGCTGCCGGTGGTCATCTGGCAACTATCACTTCTATTGAAGAAAACAACTTCTTCAAAAGCAACGTGTTTAAAGACGCAAATAAAGCTTATTGGCTTGGCGCGTACCAGACCGGTGATGAGGACAGACAAAATCCTACTGCTAACTGGCAGTGGATAACTGGCGAGGAATGGACCTATACCGACTGGTCAAGCGTAGAGCCTAACAATGCCGGAATGGATGAAGCTCACCTCAGTGCGGACTCAAGATACCAATTCAGTTGGAACGATGAAGACAGTGCGGTGCAGCGAATGATTAACGGCTACGTGGTAGAAAAGCAGCTTCCCCCCACTCCGACCCCGATTCCCGGAACAATCTGGCTGCTGGGTGTAAGTCTTATCACTGTATCTGGACTCAGGCACAGATTTAATAAATAA
- a CDS encoding HypC/HybG/HupF family hydrogenase formation chaperone, whose translation MCLAIPVEIESIKDQVARCRVGEGETFLDASLMLMDGEVEVGDYLIVHAGFALRKLDPKEAEETLKILRDMIEITDGLAPEQCNF comes from the coding sequence ATGTGTTTAGCTATTCCTGTTGAAATCGAATCCATTAAAGATCAAGTTGCCCGCTGCCGTGTCGGTGAAGGGGAGACATTCCTTGATGCTTCACTCATGCTTATGGATGGTGAGGTGGAAGTCGGTGACTACCTGATAGTTCACGCCGGATTTGCATTACGCAAGCTTGATCCTAAAGAAGCGGAAGAAACCCTTAAGATCTTAAGAGATATGATTGAAATTACCGACGGCCTTGCTCCGGAGCAGTGTAATTTTTAA
- a CDS encoding HyaD/HybD family hydrogenase maturation endopeptidase, with translation MTDEKKILVLGVGNILFTDEGIGVKVVMELEKEYSFSSNVELMDGGTLGTKLMGPMMECDILIVVDAVLGNDEPGSVYRLTGEDLRRSLAFKDSMHQTDLLDTMVLCDLCDRRPECVVIGVEPKDYQTMHDDVSDVTQARLPFMMEKVLEEVTAAGGSFEKLS, from the coding sequence ATGACAGACGAAAAAAAGATTTTGGTACTTGGGGTCGGGAACATCCTTTTTACGGATGAGGGTATCGGAGTTAAAGTTGTTATGGAGCTTGAGAAAGAGTATTCTTTTTCGTCTAATGTTGAATTGATGGATGGTGGAACACTGGGAACCAAGCTTATGGGGCCTATGATGGAATGCGACATCCTGATTGTGGTGGATGCAGTGCTTGGTAATGACGAGCCGGGGTCGGTTTACCGCTTGACAGGAGAGGATTTGCGTAGGAGTCTTGCTTTTAAAGATTCTATGCATCAGACAGATCTACTTGATACAATGGTCTTGTGTGATCTTTGCGATCGTCGTCCTGAATGTGTTGTCATCGGGGTTGAACCTAAAGATTATCAAACAATGCATGACGATGTATCTGATGTAACACAGGCGCGTCTTCCTTTCATGATGGAAAAAGTGCTTGAAGAAGTTACCGCTGCAGGTGGTAGTTTTGAGAAATTGTCTTAA
- a CDS encoding nickel-dependent hydrogenase large subunit, protein MSGCKAKSGPAVAATPFDKNYTGPVIVDPLTRIEGHLKIEVEVENGKVSNVWSSAQLFRGLEIILKGRDPRDAQHFTQRSCGVCTYVHALASTRAVDNAVGADKELPDNARIIRNLVMASQYLHDHIVHFYHLHALDWVDVVSALQADPVKAAAIANGQSNRVTKAEDLKAVQVKLKAFVESGQLGIFTNAYFLGGHDAYYLKPEENLIATAHYLEGLHLQVKAARAMAVFGAKNPHTQFTIVGGVTCYESLSKERIQEFKDLYNETLAFVADCYIPDLLMVASYYKDWAGIGGTKNFLSFGEFPEKETDINSRYIPQGVIMNRDLGNVMDFNPDAIKEDIKHSWYKGESSLHPYEGETDPQYTTYEDRDRYSWMKAPRYKGESMEVGPLAHVLTAYAKGHKDFVPVVNHVLDTLGVGPEALFSTLGRTAARGIETLVVGNKMADWVNNLEDNIASGNTDLAVDIEMPDEAEGVGFVGAPRGALSHWIKIKGGKIENFQLVVPSTWNLGPRCNQNKMSAVEEALMGTPIADPKRPVEILRTVHSYDPCIACGVHVIDAHTNEVHKFKIL, encoded by the coding sequence ATGTCTGGTTGCAAGGCTAAATCGGGCCCCGCCGTAGCGGCGACCCCTTTTGATAAAAATTACACCGGTCCGGTGATTGTCGATCCGCTCACCAGAATTGAGGGGCACCTCAAAATCGAAGTGGAAGTGGAAAACGGCAAAGTAAGTAATGTCTGGAGCAGTGCTCAGCTTTTCCGCGGTCTTGAAATCATCCTTAAGGGACGTGATCCAAGGGATGCTCAGCATTTTACTCAGCGTTCATGCGGTGTTTGTACATATGTTCACGCTCTTGCCTCAACCCGTGCAGTAGATAATGCTGTCGGTGCTGATAAAGAGCTTCCTGATAATGCACGCATTATCCGTAATCTGGTGATGGCGTCTCAGTATCTGCATGATCATATTGTTCACTTCTATCATCTGCATGCCCTTGACTGGGTTGACGTAGTAAGCGCGCTTCAGGCTGATCCTGTTAAAGCTGCTGCTATTGCCAACGGTCAGTCAAACCGCGTGACCAAAGCTGAAGACCTTAAAGCTGTTCAGGTTAAACTTAAAGCTTTTGTTGAATCCGGTCAGCTTGGTATTTTTACCAATGCATACTTCCTCGGTGGACATGATGCATATTATTTGAAGCCTGAAGAAAACCTTATTGCCACAGCTCACTATCTTGAAGGACTTCATCTTCAGGTTAAAGCCGCTCGTGCAATGGCTGTCTTCGGTGCTAAAAACCCACATACCCAGTTTACCATCGTTGGCGGCGTAACTTGTTACGAATCACTGTCAAAAGAACGCATTCAGGAATTCAAAGATCTCTATAACGAAACTCTTGCTTTCGTTGCTGACTGTTACATTCCTGATCTGCTTATGGTTGCCTCGTACTATAAAGACTGGGCCGGAATAGGTGGAACAAAGAACTTCCTCAGCTTCGGCGAATTCCCTGAAAAAGAAACCGATATCAACAGCCGTTACATCCCGCAGGGTGTAATCATGAACAGAGATCTCGGTAATGTGATGGATTTCAACCCCGATGCCATTAAAGAAGATATTAAACACAGCTGGTATAAAGGCGAATCTTCCCTGCATCCGTATGAAGGTGAAACCGATCCCCAGTATACTACCTATGAAGACAGAGACCGCTACTCATGGATGAAAGCTCCCCGCTATAAAGGTGAGTCTATGGAAGTTGGTCCTCTTGCTCACGTTCTTACTGCTTATGCAAAAGGACACAAAGACTTCGTACCTGTAGTCAACCATGTTCTCGATACTCTCGGTGTCGGACCAGAAGCTCTTTTCTCAACTCTGGGTCGTACCGCAGCACGTGGTATTGAAACATTGGTTGTAGGTAATAAGATGGCTGACTGGGTTAATAACCTTGAAGACAACATTGCTTCCGGTAATACCGATCTGGCAGTTGATATTGAAATGCCGGATGAAGCAGAAGGTGTTGGATTCGTTGGCGCACCTCGTGGTGCTCTGTCCCACTGGATTAAAATTAAAGGTGGCAAAATCGAGAACTTCCAGCTTGTTGTGCCTTCAACATGGAATCTCGGACCTCGTTGTAATCAGAACAAGATGTCTGCGGTCGAGGAGGCTCTCATGGGAACTCCAATCGCCGATCCTAAACGTCCTGTTGAAATTCTGCGAACAGTCCATTCATACGATCCTTGTATCGCATGTGGTGTACATGTTATTGATGCACATACTAACGAAGTTCACAAATTCAAAATCTTGTAA
- a CDS encoding hydrogenase small subunit, protein MKFSVGLGKDGAEKRLEQNGVSRRDFMKFCATTAAVMGMGPAFAPTVAEALTQKKRPSVVYLHAAECTGCSEAVLRTVSPYIDALILDTISLDYHETLMAAAGHAAEEALHEAVNSPEGFICVVEGGVPTIEDGAWGKVAGRSMLEICKEIVPKAKATICIGTCASYGGVQAAAPNPSHAMGVSKALGGVTTVNLPGCPTNPFNFVGTVVHYLTKGLPELDNEGRPVLFYGESVHDNCPRLKHFEADEFAPSFASEEAKKGYCLYELGCKGPDTYNNCPKVKFNQTNWPVEAGHPCIGCSEPDFWDEMSPFYEQS, encoded by the coding sequence ATGAAATTCTCTGTGGGGCTCGGAAAGGATGGAGCGGAAAAACGCCTTGAGCAGAATGGCGTATCCCGCCGTGACTTCATGAAGTTCTGCGCAACGACTGCCGCTGTTATGGGGATGGGACCAGCTTTTGCGCCAACTGTAGCGGAAGCTCTCACCCAGAAAAAGCGTCCTTCTGTTGTTTATTTGCACGCAGCCGAATGTACAGGCTGTTCAGAAGCTGTTCTCCGTACGGTCTCTCCGTACATTGACGCTCTGATTCTCGACACTATTTCTCTCGACTACCATGAAACCCTCATGGCAGCAGCCGGCCATGCTGCGGAAGAGGCTCTGCATGAAGCAGTTAATTCTCCTGAAGGTTTTATCTGTGTTGTTGAAGGTGGAGTGCCAACCATTGAAGATGGTGCCTGGGGTAAAGTTGCTGGTAGATCGATGCTTGAAATTTGTAAGGAAATTGTTCCCAAGGCAAAAGCTACTATTTGCATCGGAACATGTGCTTCCTACGGTGGCGTTCAGGCTGCCGCACCAAATCCGTCACATGCTATGGGGGTTTCCAAAGCTCTCGGCGGAGTGACTACTGTTAACTTGCCAGGTTGTCCGACCAACCCGTTTAACTTTGTCGGAACCGTTGTCCACTATTTGACCAAGGGGCTTCCTGAACTCGACAACGAAGGGCGTCCAGTTCTTTTCTACGGCGAATCTGTTCACGACAATTGTCCAAGACTCAAGCATTTTGAAGCTGACGAATTTGCACCTTCCTTTGCTTCTGAAGAAGCTAAAAAAGGCTATTGCCTTTACGAGCTTGGCTGTAAAGGACCGGACACCTACAACAACTGTCCAAAAGTCAAGTTTAATCAGACCAACTGGCCTGTTGAAGCCGGCCATCCCTGCATAGGTTGCAGTGAGCCGGACTTCTGGGATGAAATGAGCCCGTTCTACGAACAGAGCTAG
- the tmk gene encoding dTMP kinase: MFITFEGIEGTGKTTQIKLLKAFLEESGHTVDVTLEPGGSRIGRELRKILLNMESTDITGECELFLYLADRAQHVSQVIRPAVEAGKIVISDRFADSTIVYQGYGRGLDPKLLRSLNDVAVGSHWPDLTILLDIEPEVGLKRAMTRNLQENKMQEEGRFEAESLEFHNRIREGYLTWAALNHERIIVVNADQSPEKVSAEINSKITKILKKHG, encoded by the coding sequence ATGTTCATTACCTTTGAAGGGATAGAGGGAACCGGTAAAACTACTCAGATAAAATTACTCAAAGCTTTTCTTGAAGAGTCCGGCCACACCGTTGATGTAACGCTTGAGCCTGGTGGAAGCCGTATAGGCAGAGAGCTGCGCAAAATACTGCTTAATATGGAAAGCACTGATATTACAGGTGAGTGTGAACTGTTTTTGTATCTTGCAGACAGGGCGCAGCATGTCAGTCAGGTTATTCGTCCGGCTGTTGAAGCTGGTAAAATTGTTATTTCCGACAGGTTTGCTGACTCGACGATTGTCTATCAAGGATACGGAAGGGGGCTTGATCCAAAGCTTTTGCGCAGTCTGAATGATGTAGCTGTCGGAAGTCATTGGCCAGATTTGACTATTCTGCTTGATATTGAGCCTGAAGTCGGCCTTAAAAGAGCCATGACGCGCAACCTGCAGGAAAACAAAATGCAGGAGGAAGGGCGGTTCGAAGCTGAATCATTAGAATTTCATAACCGGATTAGGGAAGGGTATCTGACATGGGCAGCTCTCAATCATGAGCGCATAATAGTTGTTAACGCTGATCAATCCCCTGAAAAAGTCTCTGCTGAGATTAATTCTAAAATAACAAAAATACTGAAAAAACATGGTTAA
- a CDS encoding 3'-5' exoribonuclease YhaM family protein, whose translation MSQKITYIKDFINGERVKDIFLIADAQMRESRNGPFWNLCLQDKSGTVEAKIWSPLSQSFASLEAGMFIVAGGLVGSYRDKAQLTIEMLEVLDPEYNSLDITDFLPSSPEKPEDMMQDLDYLIAEHMVHPPWKKFCRKVLKDEEIYKRLLNATGAKTVHHAYVGGLLEHTLSVARLCMSICDNYPDVDRQVVLAAAIFHDIGKAWELTGGLTNDFTDEGRLLGHIHLGVEIIDPFLQKSKDLDAKLKLHLKHLILSHHGELAFGAPKRPKTPEAFILHFADNIDAKMNTVFAELDKLEGTGANWTPYQRFLDRYLYKPEKSPDNPSSKCDLKKTEVAQCSLPLKG comes from the coding sequence GTGTCACAAAAAATTACATATATTAAAGATTTTATAAATGGAGAAAGAGTCAAAGACATCTTTCTTATTGCAGATGCACAGATGCGTGAATCTAGAAACGGTCCATTCTGGAATTTATGTCTGCAAGATAAATCCGGTACAGTCGAAGCAAAAATCTGGAGTCCTTTAAGCCAGTCTTTTGCAAGCCTCGAAGCGGGCATGTTTATAGTTGCCGGAGGTCTTGTCGGATCATACAGAGATAAAGCACAACTCACAATTGAAATGCTTGAAGTGCTTGACCCCGAATACAATAGTCTAGATATAACTGATTTCCTGCCATCCAGTCCGGAAAAGCCGGAAGATATGATGCAGGATCTTGATTATCTTATTGCCGAGCATATGGTTCATCCTCCGTGGAAGAAATTTTGCCGCAAGGTTTTAAAAGATGAAGAAATTTATAAGAGACTACTAAACGCTACCGGAGCTAAAACAGTTCATCATGCATATGTCGGAGGTTTACTCGAGCATACATTGTCTGTTGCCAGGCTGTGTATGTCTATTTGTGACAACTACCCTGATGTAGACCGGCAGGTTGTTTTAGCTGCTGCAATTTTTCATGATATAGGTAAGGCTTGGGAGCTTACCGGTGGATTGACCAATGATTTTACTGATGAAGGGCGGCTGCTCGGCCATATCCACTTAGGGGTTGAAATAATAGATCCTTTTTTGCAGAAATCAAAAGATCTCGATGCTAAGTTAAAGCTTCACTTGAAACATTTGATATTGTCTCATCATGGTGAACTGGCTTTTGGTGCACCGAAACGGCCTAAAACCCCTGAAGCTTTTATTTTGCATTTTGCAGATAACATTGATGCAAAAATGAATACTGTTTTTGCGGAACTGGATAAACTTGAAGGTACTGGAGCTAACTGGACTCCATACCAGAGATTTTTGGACCGTTATCTATATAAACCCGAAAAATCACCTGATAATCCGTCAAGTAAATGTGATCTAAAAAAAACGGAGGTTGCTCAATGTTCATTACCTTTGAAGGGATAG
- the surE gene encoding 5'/3'-nucleotidase SurE, with amino-acid sequence MNILLTNDDGIQATGLRALYHGLKRAGMNVQVVAPVTEQSAVGHAVSLSSPLRVKKFEEDGFTGLGVYGTPVDCVKLGLTTLLKDKPDIVVSGINSGANVGVDIIYSGTVSAATEGALMGYPALAVSYDDFNPDDLADQGDYCAELLKKIPWSELGEKTVVNLNFPAIPVKDTKELKICRHTRVSWQDWYDVRQDPRGRPYYWLDGIMPKEKISPGTDRYLLTRGHITMTPLHFDFTDREALVTLTKSFDI; translated from the coding sequence ATGAATATTCTTTTAACCAACGATGACGGTATTCAGGCCACCGGTTTGAGGGCGCTTTACCATGGTTTAAAAAGAGCCGGAATGAACGTGCAGGTAGTCGCTCCCGTAACAGAACAGTCTGCGGTGGGACATGCGGTTTCACTTTCCTCTCCCCTGCGTGTTAAAAAATTCGAAGAGGACGGCTTTACAGGACTCGGTGTTTACGGGACTCCAGTAGATTGCGTCAAGCTTGGACTCACTACATTATTAAAAGACAAACCCGATATTGTTGTTTCCGGAATTAACAGTGGAGCCAACGTCGGTGTTGATATCATATACTCAGGTACAGTTTCCGCCGCAACCGAAGGCGCGCTCATGGGATATCCCGCACTGGCAGTATCCTATGATGACTTCAACCCGGATGACCTTGCAGATCAGGGTGACTATTGTGCTGAGCTGCTGAAAAAAATTCCGTGGTCAGAACTCGGCGAGAAAACTGTCGTCAATTTAAATTTTCCGGCCATTCCGGTAAAAGATACCAAAGAATTAAAAATCTGCCGTCACACCCGTGTTTCGTGGCAGGACTGGTATGATGTACGCCAAGATCCGCGAGGCAGACCTTACTACTGGCTCGACGGTATCATGCCTAAAGAAAAAATCAGCCCCGGTACTGACCGGTATTTATTGACCAGGGGACACATTACGATGACCCCGCTTCATTTTGATTTTACTGACCGTGAAGCACTTGTCACTTTGACGAAGAGTTTCGATATATAG